One window of the Colletotrichum destructivum chromosome 4, complete sequence genome contains the following:
- a CDS encoding Putative sugar transporter, major facilitator superfamily, MFS transporter superfamily — translation MAEEWGVSQVSALVGITTFTTGFALTPMVLAPISEVWGRKLVFTLTGVLFVACQIGCAVTQSYPGMLVLRFFSGVGSSTYSSMVGGVISDVYGPKERNTPMAIFSGGALFGTGLGPLLCGFIVQHLGWRWIFWVQSIVNAIVVLALFVFVPETRQNVLLRRKAAALNHWYDDIGTKSAVNFRVTSPNTQQVIMCESIVWKFEHDKEHESIVRKIATSATLPFALLFTEPIVFFFSLWAAFSWAILYLGFAAVPLIFTHVYGFDLSSANAVLASSCAASVIATVVSICQERWLDGLSNPRLPLHRPERRLYFSCVESICLPIGLFVFGWTARIQIHWIVPAIGIGISTLGIYSVYLAVFNYLADSYHGYASSALAAQSFCRNFIGGIFPLVTVQMYTNLGYGPASSLLGGIGLLLTAGPWVLVAYGETIRSKSRFANKLGQ, via the exons ATGGCAGAAGAATGGGGCGTGAGCCAGGTGTCGGCTCTCGTGGGTATCACAACCTTCACGACCGGTTTCGCTCTGACACCGATGGTTTTGGCCCCCATATCCGAGGTGTGGGGGAGAAAGCTGGTTTTCACGCTGACTGGCGTCCTATTCGTGGCCTGCCAGATTGGCTGTGCCGTCACACAGTCTTACCCCGG CATGCTAGTTCTGCGATTCTTTTCCGGTGTAGGAAGCTCCACCTACTCAAGCATGGTTGGGGGTGTAATCTCGGACGTCTACGGCCCCAAAGAGAGAAACACGCCAATGGCCATTTTCTCCGGCGGTGCCCTCTTTGGAACTGGGTTGGGACCCCTCCTTTGCGGCTTCATCGTCCAGCATCTGGGGTGGCGATGGATTTTCTGGGTTCAATCCATTGTCAACGCCATCGTGGTCCTAGCACTATTTGTCTTTGTCCCGGAGACTCGGCAGAATGTCTTGCTCCGCCGCAAGGCCGCGGCACTGAACCACTGGTACGATGATATTGGGACCAAATCAGCCGTCAACTTCAGGGTGACATCTCCAAATACCCAGCAGGTCATCATGTGCGAGAGTATCGTGTGGAAGTTCGAGCATGACAAAGAACATGAATCGATCGTGCGAAAGATTGCTACATCAGCGACGCTTCCATTCGCGCTTCTGTTCACTGAGCCGATcgtgttcttcttctcgctgtGGGCCGCCTTCAGCTGGGCCATCCTTTATCTTGGATTCGCCGCTGTCCCGCTCATTTTCACTCACGTTTACGGCTTTGACCTATCGTCAGCGAATGCGGTCCTCGCGAGCTCATGCGCGGCATCCGTCATCGCCACGGTTGTGAGCATCTGCCAAGAGCGTTGGCTAGACGGACTTTCGAACCCCAGGTTACCACTGCATCGCCCCGAGCGACGGCTATACTTCAGTTGTGTCGAGAGCATCTGCCTACCAATTGGATTGTTCGTGTTCGGATGGACAGCACGTATCCAGATCCACTGGATCGTCCCAGCCATAGGTATTGGCATTTCCACACTGGGCATCTACTCCGTCTACCTGGCCGTTTTCAACTACCTCGCCGACAGCTATCATGGCTACGCAAGCTCCGCTCTGGCAGCACAATCGTTCTGTCGTAATTTCATTGGCGGAATCTTCCCGCTTGTGACCGTGCAGATGTATACCAATCTCGGGTACGGACCGGCGTCGAGTTTGCTCGGCGGCATTGGGCTTCTTCTCACCGCAGGCCCCTGGGTCCTCGTCGCATACGGCGAAACAATTCGGTCAAAGAGTCGGTTCGCCAACAAACTCGGCCAATGA
- a CDS encoding Putative phosphoadenosine phosphosulfate reductase, rossmann-like alpha/beta/alpha sandwich, protein MTHGNGDHAAAAANGYPAKPHSSEPSPPSFHDVCDELRQRVDAFLAEDQKTEVLRNVQAQLSVSMAVVEEALARYSLEQISISYNGGKDCLVLLIMLLACLARRYPSPSKSSRTNDSNGTTSFPDKFQAVYIVSKHPFAEVDDFVEATSSQYYLDVKRYLMSMKEGLGAYLEDRPNVKAIFVGTRRTDPHGEKLTHFDPTDSGWPDFMRVHPVIDWHYAEIWAFIRHLDIPYCPLYDQGYTSLGGTQDTHPNPQLKKEGESGASFRPAYELTEDDEERLGRDR, encoded by the exons ATGACCCACGGGAACGGCgaccacgccgccgcggccgccaacGGCTACCCCGCCAAACCCCACTCTTCCGAgccgtccccgccgagcTTCCACGACGTGTGCGACGAGCTGCGGCAGAGGGTCGACGCCTTCCTGGCCGAGGACCAGAAGACGGAGGTGTTGCGCAATGTCCAGGCCCAGCTGAGCGTGTCAATGGCCGTCGTGGAAGAGGCCTTGGCAAGGTACAG CTTGGAACAGATCTCGATATCGTATAATGGAGGAAAGGATT GCCTCGTACTACTGATTATGCTTCTTGCCTGCCTCGCTCGTCGATACCCTTCGCCGTCCAAATCCTCCCGAACGAACGACTCGAACGGCACGACGTCCTTCCCCGACAAGTTCCAAGCCGTGTACATCGTATCCAAACACCCATTTGCCGAAGTAGACGACTTCGTCGAGGCCACCAGTTCCCAATATTACCTAGACGTGAAACGATACCTCATGTCGATGAAAGAGGGACTGGGCGCATACCTGGAAGACCGCCCAAACGTAAAAGCCATCTTTGTcgggacgaggagaacgGACCCGCACGGAGAGAAATTGACACATTTTGATCCCACTGATTCCGGGTGGCCCGACTTTATGCGGGTGCACCCGGTGATTGACTGGCATTATG CCGAGATTTGGGCC TTCATTCGGCATTTGGATATACCCTATTGCCCTTTATATGATCAA GGATACACGAGTTTAGGCGGAACGCAAGATACCCACCCCAACCCCCAGCtgaagaaagaaggagagagcGGCGCCAGCTTCCGGCCCGCGTACGAATTGacggaagacgacgaggagaggctAGGACGTGATAGATAA
- a CDS encoding Putative flavin monooxygenase, FAD/NAD(P)-binding domain superfamily — MEKIDCVVVGAGWYGLGAAKQYHCTQPRSSLVIFDSQPTLGGTWANERLYPGLKSNNLLGTYEYPDFPMDSETFNIQPGQHIPGQTIHAYIKAYADKFGIADKVRSSHKVLVAEHQETAEGGWVLTVLNANKEESKVFARRLIVATGMTSEPWLPHFEGQESFGGRVFHGKHFQQNADTLKTASTVTVFGGTKFAWDAVYAYATAGVKVNWVIRSTGHGPCWMAPPFVTPLSKWLEKLANTRMLTWFSPCVWGDADGYTGIRGFLHGTAVGRAIVDTFWKILGGDVMTLNAYDSHPNTAKLKPWTEPMFTGPSFSILNYDTNFFELIKSGIVDVHLGEIDRLTPGKVHLSDGTEFAADVLLAHTGWKHVPPIKFLPEGIETELGLPHAPPHDAPREDLAGQTDLVDRADKEILERFPRLKNQPVWNKAYVPLTEQKGIDSDDTVTPYKPLTPYMLHHFIVPPSERFLRTRDTAFVGMVSNFSNVITAHLQGLWISAYFSGLLVNDPAAAVGDEATLEKLQYDTILMNRFGHWRYPTDWGSNKCPSFVFDAVPYLDLLQRDLGLAPYHKKGFMAEVYSPYGPEDYRYVNDEWQKKFGAGKVVDASS, encoded by the exons ATGGAAAAGATTGACTGTGTCGTAGTGGGCGCCG GATGGTACGGCTTAGGCGCCGCGAAGCAGTATCACTGCACGCAGCCGCGGTCTTCTCTGGTCATCTTCGACTCCCAGCCCACCCTTGGCGGCACATGGGCGAATGAGCGCTTGTACCCAGGCTTGAAGAGCAACAACTTGCTGGGGACATACGAGTACCCAGACTTTCCCATGGACAGTGAGACGTTCAACATTCAACCAGGACAACACATTCCCGGCCAGACCATTCACGCCTACATCAAAGCATATGCGGACAAATTCGGCATCGCAGACAAGGTCCGGTCCAGCCACAAAGTCCTCGTTGCCGAACATCAAGAGACCGCCGAGGGAGGCTGGGTCTTGACCGTTCTCAATGCGAACAAGGAAGAGTCCAAGGTGTTTGCTCGCCGACTAATTGTCGCGACCGGCATGACCTCGGAACCATGGCTGCCTCATTTCGAGGGCCAGGAGTCCTTCGGCGGCCGCGTCTTCCACGGCAAGCATTTCCAGCAGAACGCCGACACCCTAAAGACGGCGAGTACGGTGACTGTGTTTGGCGGCACCAAGTTCGCTTGGGATGCGGTCTACGCCTACGCAACTGCCGGAGTGAAGGTCAACTGGGTTATTCGGT CAACAGGACACGGTCCATGCTGGATGGCACCCCCGTTCGTGACGCCGCTGAGCAAGTGGCTGGAGAAGCTTGCCA ATACAAGAATGCTGACTTGGTTCAGCCCGTGTGTATGGGGCGATGCTGATGGCTACACGGGCATCCGCGGCTTCCTCCACGGCACTGCAGTTGGCCGGGCCATTGTCGACACCTTCTGGAAGATCCTGGGAGGTGACGTGATGACTCTCAATGCCTACGACTCGCATCCAAACACGGCCAAGCTGAAGCCGTGGACCGAGCCCATGTTCACTGGTCCCAGCTTCAGTATCCTCAACTACGACACCAACTTCTTCGAGCTCATCAAGAGCGGAATCGTCGACGTTCACCTAGGCGAGATCGATCGCCTCACCCCCGGCAAGGTCCATCTGTCGGACGGGACCGAGTTCGCTGCGGATGTGCTTCTCGCACACACTGGTTGGAAGCATGTTCCGCCAATCAAGTTCCTCCCCGAAGGCATTGAAACGGAACTCGGCCTTCCCCATGCACCCCCCCACGATGCGCCACGCGAGGATCTTGCTGGCCAGACCGACTTGGTTGACCgcgccgacaaggagatCCTCGAGCGTTTCCCGCGACTCAAGAACCAGCCCGTCTGGAACAAGGCCTACGTCCCACTGACCGAGCAGAAGGGCATCGACAGCGACGACACAGTCACCCCTTACAAGCCTCTCACGCCGTATATGCTTCACCACTTCATAGTCCCGCCTTCGGAACGCTTCTTACGAACCCGCGACACGGCATTTGTAGGCATGGTCAGCAACTTCAGCAACGTCATCACAGCCCATCTCCAGGGCCTGTGGATCAGCGCCTACTTCtccggcctcctcgtcaacgatcccgcggcggccgtgggcgacgaggccacGTTGGAGAAGCTGCAGTATGACACGATCCTGATGAACCGTTTCGGCCACTGGCGTTACCCGACCGACTGGGGCTCCAACAAGTGCCCCAGCTTCGTCTTTGATGCCGTTCCGTACCTGGATTTGCTGCAGCGCGATCTTGGACTGGCCCCGTACCACAAGAAGGGCTTCATGGCCGAGGTCTACTCGCCCTATGGACCAGAAGACTACCGATATGTCAATGATGAGTGGCAGAAGAAGTTTGGTGCTGGCAAAGTGGTCGATGCTTCGAGCTGA
- a CDS encoding Putative kinesin-like protein, whose amino-acid sequence MDDYHIKHTPWYQAAVEAFSAKAAKQDLAHPNDPNTAPNPDMVVAARLRPVLEDEVAAGLIRGVFPRKSGNGVVDIHQIRKHIKPLGPPTLMVSNRQAKPPNKGPGPVVSIDRAYGPEDTSEHIYQDLVQPLVPWAWGGGVSTLFAYGQTGSGKTFTVSAIEKLVAQSLMSGDLDGERKVYACIIELAGKSSFDLLNNRKPISILEDSFGVTQLAGAMEFEVTEAAVLLDLIERAASFRRTASTMKNDESSRSHAICRIRIENPSMPTADDGLLYLIDLAGSEAARDVANHTADRMKEAREINTSLSVLKDCIRGRAMVDAASLTGKPQRPTHIPFRQSSLTKILKHVFDPVGQRSCKTVVVACVNPSLPDAGAGKNTLKYAEMLRVLLPKTKPQAYDSEIPSTWSNKQLQSWINNNSGRPAISGETLAPFETGGLLLRLPTPEFLTRCLKTPGVTQDQARAFHAKFWRLHVDSQKSGVKKSAATAEVGSSPQEQGGRKPALNQDMLSSSVDPNPQAAQVPFKDRIRPGMVVRWTPPPTFPLGLPGINMVVVLSPQSAVGPNVRDVSGDLVNEKSESIGEQQKYLCAMVLPGFMADSYELSMWRHVVVDIDQMEAEVLLEYDAATRYYYMTV is encoded by the exons ATGGACGATTATCACATCAAACACACTCCGTGGTaccaggccgccgtcgaggccttcaGCGCCAAGGCGGCGAAGCAAGATCTCGCCCATCCCAATGATCCAAACACCGCTCCCAACCCCGACATGGTGGTCGCGGCTCGGCTGCGTCCAGTGTTGGAGGACGAAGTGGCCGCTGGTCTCATCCGGGGTGTTTTCCCCCGCAAGAGCGGAaacggcgtcgtcgacatccaTCAGATCCGCAAGCACATCAAGCCGCTCGGTCCGCCAACGCTGATGGTAAGCAACCGACAGGCAAAACCCCCCAACAAAGGGCCCGGTCCGGTAG TCAGCATCGACCGGGCTTACGGCCCGGAAGACACCTCGGAGCACATCTACCAAGACTTGGTGCAGCCGCTGGTTCCCTGGGCATGGGGTGGCGGCGTGAGCACCTTGTTCGCCTACGGCCAGACGGGCTCCGGCAAGACCTTCACCGTCAGCGCCATAGAGAAGCTGGTTGCCCAGTCGCTCATGAGCGGAGACCTCGACGGAGAGCGCAAGGTGTATGCGTGCATCATTGAGTTGGCTGGCAAGTCCTCGTTCG ATCTGCTGAACAATCGAAAGCCCATTTCCATTTTGGAAGATTCCTTTGGCGTCACGCAGCTTGCCGGCGCCATGGAGTTCGAAGTGACCGAAGCCGCCGTTCTGCTCGACCTCATTGAACGAGCGGCAAGCTTTCGTCGCACCGCATCTACGATGAAGAACGACGAATCGTCCAGGTCTCATGCCATCTGCCGGATCCGCATCGAGAACCCATCCATGCCGACTGCCGATGACGGACTCTTATACCTCATCGACTTGGCCGGGTCCGAGGCCGCCCGGGATGTCGCCAACCACACCGCCGACCGCATGAAGGAGGCTCGCGAGATCAACACAAGCCTATCGGTCCTGAAGGACTGCATCAGGGGCCGGGCGATGGTCGACGCAGCCTCGTTGACAGGGAAGCCCCAGAGGCCGACGCACATCCCCTTCCGCCAGAGCTCCCTCACCAAGATCCTCAAGCACGTGTTCGACCCCGTCGGCCAGCGCAGCTGCAAGACCGTGGTTGTGGCGTGTGTCAACCCCAGTCTCCCCGATGCTGGCGCGGGCAAGAACACGCTGAAGTATGCCGAGATGCTGCGCGTGCTGCTGCCCAAGACAAAACCCCAGGCGTACGATTCCGAGATCCCCTCTACGTGGTCCAACAAACAACTGCAGAGTTGGATCAACAATAAC TCTGGACGCCCTGCAATCTCGGGCGAGACCCTTGCTCCCTTCGAGACgggcggcctcctcctccgcctgccAACACCCGAGTTTCTCACCCGCTGTTTGAAAACCCCCGGCGTCACCCAGGACCAGGCTCGCGCATTCCATGCCAAGTTCTGGCGCCTGCATGTGGATTCGCAAAAGTCCGGCGTGAAGAAGTCTGCGGCCACCGCCGAAGTTGGGTCGTCTCCTCAGGAGCAGGGCGGTAGGAAACCGGCCTTGAACCAGGATATGCTCTCGTCGAGCGTCGACCCCAACCCTCAGGCCGCCCAGGTGCCCTTCAAAGACCGGATACGCCCCGGGATGGTCGTACGCTGGACCCCACCCCCGACGTTTCCCCTGGGACTTCCCGGCATTAACATGGTTGTCGTGCTGAGCCCCCAGTCGGCAGTCGGGCCCAACGTGCGGGATGTCAGCGGTGATTTGGTCAACGAGAAGAGCGAGTCCATCGGCGAGCAGCAGAAATATCTCTGCGCGATGGTTCTTCCGGGGTTCATGGCCGACTCGTACGAGCTGAGCATGTGGCGCCACGTCGTTGTCGACATTGATCAAATGGAGGCTGAAGTGCTCCTGGAGTATGATGCAGCCACGAGGTATTACTATATGACGGTTTGA
- a CDS encoding Putative glycosyl hydrolase, five-bladed beta-propellor domain superfamily has product MRVLSILTAVASAAALVAGNPVARQASTFAGYLISTFSDANPKVQFHLSNGNSASSFKFLNKGQPVLTSNVGTKAVRDVFLTTNPSRSEWYIIATDLDINAAGFNWDKATRTGSRGIVVWKSTNLVDWSAPSLRVVEADTAGMVWAPSAVWDDAKGHWYVFWASRHYRSTDTAHTGTATLDRIRYTATKDFVTFSPARDYVALADTPLIDQEFQYLGTPGAYARFLKNETTNQVYQEVTSNGIFGTWRRIPGYVRSESPREGPASFADNTTPGLYHLLLDDYTQYVPFQTNNIQSPSWQGSSTSGFPRGLKHGSVTPLTQAEWNALNSRFPA; this is encoded by the exons ATGCGTGTGCTCTCCATCCTCACCGCAGTCGCTTCGGCGGCCGCCCTTGTGGCTGGCAACCCTGTGGCCCGCCAGGCTTCCACTTTTGCCGGATACCTCATCTCGACCTTCAGCGACGCGAACCCGAAAGTCCAGTTCCACCTGTCAAACGGCAACAGCGCTTCGAGCTTCAAGTTCCTGAACAAGGGCCAGCCAGTCCTCACGTCGAACGTTGGCACCAAGGCTGTCCGCGATGTGTTCTTGACGACCAACCCTTCGCGGTCCGAGTGGTACATCATCGCTACGG acctcgacatcaacgCGGCAGGCTTCAACTGGGACAAGGCCACCAGGACCGGCAGCCGGGGCATCGTGGTTTGGAAGTCGACCAACTTGGTAGACTGGTCTGCCCCTTCATTGAGAGT CGTCGAGGCGGACACCGCCGGCATGGTCTGGGCCCCCTCCGCAGTCTGGGATGATGCCAAGGGCCACTGGTACGTCTTCTGGGCCTCTCGACACTACCGGTCCACCGACACGGCTCACACCGGGACCGCGACGCTCGACCGGATCCGCTACACGGCGACCAAGGACTTCGTCACCTTCAGCCCTGCCCGGGACTACGTTGCCCTCGCCGACACCCCGCTCATCGACCAGGAGTTCCAGTACCTCGGCACGCCCGGCGCGTACGCTCGCTTCCTCAAGAACGAGACGACCAACCAGGTCTACCAAGAGGTCACCTCCAACGGCATCTTTGGCACGTGGAGACGCATCCCCGGGTACGTCAGAAGCGAGAGCCCTCGAGAGGGTCCTGCCTCGTTTGCCGATAACACGACGCCCGGCCTGTACcacctcctgctcgacgactACACGCAGTACGTGCCTTTCCAGACCAACAACATTCAGTCGCCGAGCTGGCAGGGCTCCAGCACTTCCGGGTTTCCCAGGGGGTTGAAACATGGTTCCGTCACGCCCTTGACGCAGGCTGAGTGGAATGCCCTGAACTCCAGGTTCCCTGCGTAA